In a genomic window of Prosthecochloris marina:
- the rpsD gene encoding 30S ribosomal protein S4 has product MARFRGSITKVSRRLGVALSPKAEKYLEKRPYAPGEHGQSRRGKVSEYALQLREKQKMKYLYGVLEKQFRNYYKKAVSQRGVTGDNLVRLLERRFDNVVFRAGFSPSRAGARQLVTHGHLLINGKKVNIPSYLLKPGDAIEFRQKSQNLDAVTDSLNKAPESRIPSWIQVDKAHKKAVFLTVPEREEVQEPFNEQLVVELYSK; this is encoded by the coding sequence ATGGCAAGATTCAGAGGTTCTATTACTAAAGTATCAAGAAGATTAGGGGTTGCTCTGTCGCCCAAGGCGGAAAAATATCTGGAGAAACGTCCTTATGCTCCAGGTGAACACGGGCAGTCGAGAAGGGGGAAGGTCTCGGAATATGCATTGCAGCTACGTGAAAAACAGAAGATGAAGTATCTGTACGGCGTGCTTGAAAAACAGTTCCGTAATTACTATAAAAAAGCTGTTTCCCAGCGCGGTGTAACCGGTGACAACCTTGTGAGATTGCTCGAGAGACGTTTTGATAATGTTGTGTTCAGGGCAGGTTTTTCACCATCGAGGGCTGGTGCCAGGCAGCTTGTAACCCATGGCCATCTTTTGATTAACGGAAAGAAAGTCAATATTCCATCATATCTGTTGAAACCCGGTGATGCTATAGAGTTCAGGCAGAAAAGCCAGAACCTCGATGCCGTTACCGATTCGCTCAACAAAGCTCCGGAATCACGCATACCATCATGGATCCAGGTCGACAAGGCGCATAAGAAAGCGGTATTTCTGACTGTACCTGAGCGGGAAGAAGTACAGGAGCCGTTTAATGAACAGCTTGTTGTTGAGTTGTACTCCAAGTGA
- the rpmD gene encoding 50S ribosomal protein L30, protein MSDKKITITQVRSMIGCTKKQKATIKALGLGRPNYKVEKPDNACTRGQVRVVQHLVKVEEQ, encoded by the coding sequence ATGAGTGATAAAAAGATAACCATTACCCAGGTACGCAGCATGATCGGGTGTACAAAAAAACAGAAAGCTACTATCAAGGCTCTTGGTCTGGGTAGACCGAACTATAAGGTTGAAAAACCCGATAATGCCTGTACAAGAGGTCAGGTAAGGGTTGTTCAGCATCTGGTGAAAGTCGAAGAGCAGTAA
- the rpsK gene encoding 30S ribosomal protein S11: MATTSRKKKKVKVTSEGTVHIKASFNNVLVTITDMQGNTVSWSSAGKNGFKGSKKNTPYASQVTSEAAAKEAYDLGMRYVHVLIKGPGSGRDAAIRALQGAGLEVRSIKDITPLPHNGCRPPKRRRV, translated from the coding sequence ATGGCTACAACAAGCAGGAAAAAAAAGAAGGTAAAAGTTACTTCTGAAGGCACGGTGCATATCAAGGCGTCGTTTAACAACGTATTGGTGACCATAACCGACATGCAGGGAAATACCGTTTCCTGGTCAAGTGCCGGTAAAAACGGTTTCAAGGGGTCCAAGAAAAATACCCCGTATGCTTCGCAGGTGACATCTGAAGCCGCTGCAAAAGAGGCTTATGATTTAGGTATGCGGTATGTGCACGTACTCATTAAAGGCCCAGGTTCGGGAAGGGATGCTGCAATCAGGGCTCTGCAAGGTGCTGGCCTGGAAGTGCGATCCATAAAGGATATTACACCTCTTCCGCATAACGGCTGTAGACCTCCGAAACGCAGAAGGGTCTGA
- the rsmG gene encoding 16S rRNA (guanine(527)-N(7))-methyltransferase RsmG has translation MESVRDNNTERIRQQCAEKGLLLHDVQLRQLEEYADLLESKNKTLNLVSRKEKAPLLIRHIFHSLLIGLYHRFKPGEKVLDIGTGGGLPGIPLAIAFPETSFLLIDATGKKINACREMIQRIGLKNVHAKKERAEELKGVAFHTVLSRQVAPLRNLCRYAEKLLLPGGSLICLKGGYLEKEIEEALDRAQKNNGFPADVSLLPIDHFDACFENKYIVIANS, from the coding sequence ATGGAGTCAGTACGAGATAACAACACAGAACGAATACGGCAACAGTGTGCCGAGAAAGGACTCCTGCTACATGACGTGCAGCTCCGGCAGTTGGAGGAGTATGCCGACCTTCTCGAGTCAAAGAACAAAACGCTTAACCTCGTCAGCAGAAAAGAAAAAGCCCCGCTACTTATCCGGCATATCTTTCATTCCCTGCTTATCGGCTTGTACCATCGATTCAAACCCGGCGAAAAAGTGCTCGACATCGGGACAGGAGGAGGACTACCCGGCATACCTCTTGCCATAGCATTCCCTGAAACCTCTTTTCTGCTCATAGATGCAACAGGAAAAAAAATCAATGCATGCAGGGAAATGATACAGAGAATCGGCCTGAAAAATGTTCATGCCAAAAAAGAGAGAGCAGAAGAGTTGAAAGGAGTCGCTTTTCATACGGTGCTCAGCCGACAGGTTGCACCGCTTCGTAACCTGTGCCGTTACGCAGAGAAGCTTCTGCTTCCTGGAGGTTCACTCATATGCCTTAAAGGCGGATACCTTGAAAAAGAGATTGAAGAGGCACTGGACCGGGCCCAAAAAAACAACGGCTTCCCGGCAGATGTTTCTCTTTTACCGATAGACCATTTTGACGCCTGTTTTGAGAATAAATACATAGTCATTGCAAACAGCTAA
- the yihA gene encoding ribosome biogenesis GTP-binding protein YihA/YsxC: MKIRNAKFYKSVSALDQLPEEQFPEIVFVGRSNVGKSTLLNSLTGKKGLAKTSSTPGKTQLINYFVINDTCYFVDLPGYGYAKVGKGQKQEWGKLLGDYVRTRDRIALVVMLIDSRHPDMESDRHMMEFLQYYDRSFGIALTKYDKLKQKDKARAGHAVKSYSFKSKFIVNYSALSGQGKDELLEQLAMYTG, encoded by the coding sequence ATGAAAATACGAAACGCAAAGTTTTATAAAAGTGTTTCCGCCCTCGATCAGCTTCCCGAAGAGCAGTTCCCGGAAATTGTTTTTGTCGGAAGATCGAATGTCGGAAAATCGACTCTGCTTAATTCGCTTACAGGGAAAAAAGGGCTGGCAAAAACAAGTTCAACACCTGGAAAAACCCAGCTTATAAATTATTTCGTGATTAACGATACCTGCTATTTTGTCGATCTTCCCGGCTATGGGTACGCTAAAGTGGGAAAAGGCCAAAAACAGGAGTGGGGAAAGCTGCTCGGTGATTATGTGCGTACTCGTGACCGCATTGCACTCGTTGTCATGCTTATCGATTCCCGCCATCCGGACATGGAATCCGACCGTCATATGATGGAGTTTCTTCAATATTACGATCGCTCTTTTGGGATTGCGTTGACCAAATATGACAAGCTGAAACAAAAAGATAAGGCGCGTGCCGGGCATGCCGTGAAAAGTTACTCGTTCAAATCCAAATTTATAGTAAATTACTCGGCCCTTTCCGGGCAGGGAAAAGATGAGCTTTTAGAACAACTTGCCATGTATACAGGTTAA
- the map gene encoding type I methionyl aminopeptidase: MITIKSQREVELMKVSGSIVAAVLDMIGEEVREGMTTLELDTMAEACIRDHGAVPSFLHYRPKGDLSVKPYPATLCVSINEEVVHGVPSKKRIVKEGDIVSVDCGAYKGGYHGDSARTYIIGDVPSEVRKLVTVTKECLERGIAQAVAGNRLHDISAAVEEHARSNGFSVIENMVGHGIGSELHEEPAVPNYGRKNTGVKLREGMALAIEPMIAMGRSRNAVSKNGEWVAVTEDGNPSAHFEHTIIVRKDRAEIMTLS, translated from the coding sequence ATGATTACGATTAAAAGTCAAAGAGAAGTTGAGCTGATGAAGGTATCAGGATCCATTGTTGCCGCAGTTCTCGACATGATAGGGGAGGAAGTTCGTGAAGGAATGACTACCCTTGAACTCGATACGATGGCCGAGGCATGCATTCGAGATCACGGTGCAGTCCCGAGTTTTCTTCATTATCGGCCGAAAGGGGATTTAAGTGTAAAGCCTTATCCCGCTACTCTCTGTGTTTCCATCAATGAAGAGGTGGTTCATGGAGTTCCGAGTAAAAAAAGGATTGTCAAAGAAGGGGATATTGTTTCTGTCGATTGCGGTGCCTACAAAGGCGGTTATCATGGAGATTCGGCACGAACCTACATTATCGGTGATGTGCCGTCGGAAGTAAGGAAGCTGGTTACCGTGACCAAGGAATGCCTTGAGCGGGGGATTGCACAGGCTGTTGCAGGAAACCGTTTACATGATATCTCCGCAGCCGTCGAAGAACATGCCCGTTCTAACGGTTTCAGTGTCATTGAAAATATGGTGGGTCACGGAATCGGTAGTGAATTGCATGAGGAACCGGCGGTGCCGAATTACGGACGGAAAAATACCGGCGTCAAGCTTCGCGAAGGAATGGCGCTGGCTATAGAGCCTATGATCGCCATGGGCCGTTCGAGAAATGCAGTGTCGAAAAACGGTGAATGGGTTGCCGTGACGGAAGACGGAAATCCGTCGGCACATTTTGAGCATACGATCATCGTGAGGAAAGACCGCGCTGAAATTATGACGCTGTCGTAA
- the cysS gene encoding cysteine--tRNA ligase has translation MSLFIYNSLSRQKEEFTPLHPGIATLYVCGPTVYGHAHLGHAKSYVSFDVVVKWLRHLGYTVKYIQNITDVGHLTDDADEGEDKIAKQARLEKTDPMEIAQYYTRSYYEDMDRLGVDRPNIAPTATGHIPEQIALIKKLMENGHAYEVNGNVYFSVSSFPDYGRLSGRTDQEAQQSGGRVASRSEKRHPADFALWKKAETGHLMKWDSPWSTGYPGWHAECSAMAMKYLGDTIDIHGGGMENKFPHHECEIAQSEAATGKPYVRYWMHNNMVTVNGTKMGKSLKNSVNLKDLFQTIPPIVIRFFILQSHYRSPLDFSETAIKASQSGLEKLQETWRALATAAPGSEELDTAGYEERFTDAMNDDFNTPIAISVLFDLARAVNTALNSKQGLSENSLEECKKIFESCGHDVLGIIETGNTESSQGKAAGKEMVDDIVSILLDVRKQARQNKDFALSDLIRDRLADSGVAIKDTKEGAEWSISENK, from the coding sequence ATGTCCCTTTTTATATACAATTCACTCAGCCGGCAAAAAGAAGAGTTTACACCCCTGCATCCCGGAATCGCAACGCTTTACGTCTGCGGTCCTACGGTTTACGGGCATGCTCATCTTGGCCATGCAAAAAGTTATGTCTCGTTCGATGTCGTCGTCAAATGGCTCCGGCATCTTGGTTATACCGTCAAGTATATCCAGAATATCACCGATGTCGGGCACCTTACCGATGACGCCGACGAAGGAGAAGACAAAATCGCCAAACAGGCCCGTCTCGAAAAAACCGATCCCATGGAAATCGCCCAATATTATACGCGGAGTTACTATGAAGATATGGATCGATTAGGAGTTGACAGACCGAATATCGCACCTACGGCAACCGGACACATTCCCGAACAAATTGCATTGATAAAAAAGCTGATGGAAAACGGCCATGCCTACGAAGTAAACGGCAATGTGTATTTCTCAGTCTCCTCTTTTCCCGACTACGGCAGGCTTTCGGGCCGGACAGACCAGGAAGCCCAGCAATCCGGCGGCAGGGTGGCATCGAGAAGCGAAAAGCGTCACCCTGCGGATTTCGCTCTTTGGAAGAAAGCCGAAACCGGGCACCTCATGAAATGGGATTCCCCCTGGAGTACCGGCTATCCGGGCTGGCACGCCGAATGTTCCGCCATGGCAATGAAATACCTCGGTGATACAATCGACATACATGGCGGAGGCATGGAAAACAAGTTCCCCCACCACGAGTGTGAAATAGCGCAATCCGAAGCCGCTACGGGAAAGCCCTATGTACGCTACTGGATGCACAACAACATGGTAACGGTTAACGGCACCAAAATGGGAAAATCGCTGAAAAACTCGGTTAACCTGAAAGACCTTTTTCAAACCATCCCACCGATAGTCATACGGTTTTTTATTCTGCAGTCCCACTACCGATCTCCCCTTGATTTTTCAGAAACCGCTATCAAGGCTTCACAATCCGGCCTCGAAAAACTGCAGGAAACATGGCGGGCACTCGCAACCGCAGCCCCAGGCAGCGAAGAACTCGACACTGCGGGATATGAAGAGCGGTTTACCGATGCCATGAACGATGATTTCAATACACCGATCGCTATTTCCGTACTTTTCGACCTTGCTCGAGCCGTAAATACCGCCTTGAACAGTAAACAAGGGCTCTCGGAAAACTCGCTCGAAGAATGTAAAAAGATTTTCGAGTCCTGTGGCCACGACGTGCTTGGAATTATCGAGACCGGAAATACGGAAAGCTCACAAGGAAAAGCTGCAGGAAAAGAGATGGTCGATGACATCGTTTCCATTCTGCTTGACGTACGAAAACAGGCGAGGCAGAACAAGGATTTTGCACTGAGCGATCTTATTCGTGACAGGCTTGCAGATTCCGGAGTTGCAATCAAAGACACCAAGGAAGGCGCAGAATGGAGCATCTCCGAAAATAAGTAA
- the secY gene encoding preprotein translocase subunit SecY produces MKLTESLQNINKIPELRQRILYTLLLLIIYRIGSHITLPGVDASAISGASQTHASDLFGLFDLFVGGAFARASIFSLGIMPYISSAIIVQLLGAVTPYFQKLQKEGEEGRQKINQYTRYGTLLVASLQAWGVSVSLASPASFGRVVVPDPGFFFMFSTVLILTASTLFIMWLGEKITESGIGNGISLIIMIGILAGFPQSLIAEIQSVSLGSKNWIVEAVILALMVVIVAAVVVLTVGTRRIPVQHAKRVVGRKMYGGGTQYIPMRVNTAGVMPIIFAQSIMFLPSTFLSFFPESEIMQNVANVFAYDSWWYAVMFGSMIVFFTYFYTAIAFNPKEVADTMRRQGGFIPGVRPGKSTADFIDNILTRITLPGAISLAFIAVLPTFLTKFANVTPGFAQFFGGTSLLIIVGVGLDTLQQIESHLLMRHYDGFMKSGKVRGRR; encoded by the coding sequence ATGAAGCTGACTGAGAGCCTCCAAAATATCAACAAAATTCCCGAATTGCGGCAACGGATTCTGTATACGTTGCTGCTTTTGATTATCTACAGAATAGGATCCCATATAACGCTTCCTGGAGTCGATGCGTCGGCCATATCGGGCGCATCACAGACACACGCCAGTGATTTGTTCGGTCTGTTCGATCTTTTTGTGGGGGGTGCGTTTGCCAGAGCGTCGATCTTTTCTCTGGGAATCATGCCGTACATTTCTTCGGCTATTATCGTTCAGCTGCTTGGTGCTGTAACACCTTACTTTCAAAAGCTGCAGAAAGAAGGTGAGGAAGGCCGGCAGAAAATCAACCAGTATACGAGGTACGGGACGTTGTTAGTCGCCTCGCTTCAGGCCTGGGGGGTCAGCGTGAGCCTAGCAAGTCCGGCTTCTTTCGGACGGGTTGTCGTTCCCGATCCAGGGTTTTTCTTTATGTTTTCCACGGTGTTGATTCTCACCGCAAGCACACTGTTCATCATGTGGCTTGGTGAAAAAATTACCGAGAGCGGTATCGGCAACGGCATATCCCTCATTATCATGATCGGTATTCTTGCCGGATTTCCTCAATCGCTCATTGCTGAAATTCAATCCGTATCGCTCGGCAGCAAAAACTGGATCGTAGAGGCGGTCATTCTTGCCTTGATGGTTGTAATCGTTGCAGCTGTTGTCGTCCTGACCGTAGGAACTCGGCGTATACCTGTCCAGCATGCCAAAAGGGTGGTCGGAAGGAAAATGTACGGTGGTGGAACCCAGTATATTCCGATGAGAGTAAACACGGCAGGCGTCATGCCGATTATTTTCGCACAGTCGATCATGTTCCTGCCGAGCACGTTTCTTTCTTTCTTCCCGGAAAGCGAGATCATGCAAAATGTCGCCAATGTATTTGCGTATGACTCATGGTGGTACGCGGTCATGTTCGGTTCGATGATTGTTTTCTTCACGTATTTTTATACGGCTATTGCATTCAACCCGAAGGAAGTTGCCGATACGATGCGCAGGCAGGGTGGTTTCATTCCAGGAGTTCGTCCGGGGAAGAGTACCGCTGATTTTATAGATAACATTTTAACCAGGATAACACTTCCCGGTGCTATATCGCTGGCATTCATTGCGGTTCTGCCTACGTTTCTTACAAAATTTGCTAACGTAACCCCAGGGTTCGCTCAATTTTTCGGTGGTACAAGTCTTCTGATTATCGTTGGTGTCGGGCTCGACACGCTCCAGCAGATAGAAAGTCATCTGCTGATGCGTCATTATGATGGTTTTATGAAATCGGGTAAAGTTCGCGGCCGTCGATGA
- a CDS encoding DNA-directed RNA polymerase subunit alpha has product MIYQMQMPEKIDVDEGTHNDRYGTFIAQPLERGYGVTLGNAMRRVLLASLPGTAITGVKIDGVFHEFSAVDGVREDVPEIILNLKKVRFKSSNKRSCKTTLTIEGPADVTAGDIVAQEGEFEVLNSDLHIATVNAGAKLSMDVYIGRGRGYVPAEENRGEGMPIGFIALDAIFTPIKNVKFSVENTRVGQRTDYEKMILDVETDGSISPDDSISLAGKIINDHVSLFANFSPTEEEFTEEEYKQQDDEFESMRKLLQTRIEDLDLSVRSHNCLRLAEIETLGDLVSRKEDELLTYKNFGKKSLMELKEQLEKFELKFGMDITKYQMKG; this is encoded by the coding sequence ATGATATACCAAATGCAGATGCCAGAGAAAATTGATGTCGATGAAGGAACGCATAATGACAGGTATGGTACGTTTATAGCGCAGCCTCTGGAGAGAGGATATGGTGTTACGCTCGGCAATGCAATGCGTAGAGTGCTCCTTGCGTCTCTGCCTGGAACCGCAATTACCGGCGTCAAGATCGATGGCGTTTTTCATGAATTTTCGGCTGTCGATGGTGTCCGTGAAGATGTTCCGGAGATTATTCTCAATCTTAAGAAAGTTCGCTTCAAATCATCCAATAAAAGGAGTTGTAAAACGACGCTGACCATAGAGGGTCCGGCAGATGTCACTGCGGGTGATATTGTTGCTCAAGAAGGGGAATTCGAAGTGCTGAACTCGGATCTGCATATTGCTACGGTGAATGCGGGTGCGAAACTGAGTATGGATGTTTATATCGGTCGTGGCAGAGGATATGTGCCGGCTGAAGAAAATCGCGGAGAAGGTATGCCGATCGGGTTTATCGCTCTCGATGCGATTTTCACTCCTATCAAAAATGTGAAGTTTTCGGTTGAAAATACCCGTGTCGGGCAGCGGACGGATTACGAGAAAATGATTCTCGATGTCGAAACCGACGGCTCCATTTCTCCTGACGATTCAATCAGCCTTGCGGGTAAGATCATTAACGATCATGTTTCGCTTTTTGCGAACTTTTCGCCGACTGAGGAAGAATTTACGGAAGAAGAGTACAAGCAGCAGGATGATGAGTTTGAAAGCATGCGCAAGCTGCTGCAAACCAGAATAGAGGATCTTGATCTTTCTGTTCGTTCCCATAACTGTTTGAGGCTTGCTGAGATTGAAACTCTCGGGGATCTGGTTTCCCGTAAAGAGGACGAGCTTCTTACATACAAGAACTTCGGAAAGAAATCCCTGATGGAGCTGAAAGAGCAGTTGGAAAAGTTTGAACTGAAATTTGGTATGGATATAACCAAGTATCAGATGAAAGGGTAA
- the rpmJ gene encoding 50S ribosomal protein L36 has translation MKVYSSIKKRCEHCRIIRRKGKRFVICKVNPSHKQRQG, from the coding sequence ATGAAAGTTTATTCATCTATTAAAAAACGTTGTGAACATTGCCGCATTATCAGGCGCAAAGGTAAAAGGTTTGTGATCTGTAAAGTAAACCCGAGTCACAAACAGCGTCAGGGTTGA
- a CDS encoding mannose-1-phosphate guanylyltransferase, whose translation MQFPVEHLYAVVMAGGAGGLMLWPYSRKKIPKQFVDVFGSGTMIESAITCVSGLVLPENIYVVTNVQGEMMMRRSLPWFPSENILVEPVARDTAPCIALATAYISKKDPEAVMITVPSDLLVLDKRLFGEILNTGVAVAQDRKSIVTIGVTPDHPEPEYGYIQIDKLQAAEDSLQESTVPMFTVRAFAEKPDIKTAQEFIDSGDFYWNSGVLIWHIDAIRREFERSMPDLYKDLQSIYDVIGTERERAVIEDVYSWLHPVSIAYGVMENAESVCMLAGKFGWTDLGCWDDVLKIDGKDAGASEEADFNMVQVDTANNFVKKSGKKAVAIVGLEDIIVIDTEDALLICRKGHSQDVKKVVDILRREGLEDYL comes from the coding sequence ATGCAGTTTCCGGTAGAGCATCTCTATGCAGTGGTCATGGCAGGTGGAGCAGGTGGTTTGATGCTTTGGCCCTATTCGAGAAAAAAGATCCCGAAACAGTTTGTCGATGTTTTTGGGAGCGGAACGATGATCGAGTCTGCCATCACCTGTGTAAGCGGGTTGGTTTTACCTGAAAATATTTATGTCGTGACGAATGTTCAGGGTGAGATGATGATGCGTCGGTCATTGCCATGGTTTCCTTCCGAAAATATTCTCGTTGAGCCTGTCGCAAGAGATACCGCTCCCTGTATCGCTCTTGCGACGGCCTACATAAGTAAAAAAGATCCTGAAGCGGTAATGATTACCGTTCCTTCAGATCTTCTTGTGCTTGACAAGCGGTTGTTCGGGGAGATTCTCAATACAGGGGTTGCCGTTGCTCAGGACAGAAAAAGCATAGTGACCATAGGGGTAACACCGGATCATCCTGAACCTGAGTACGGCTACATCCAGATCGACAAACTTCAGGCGGCGGAAGATAGTTTGCAGGAGAGTACTGTTCCGATGTTTACGGTCAGGGCATTTGCGGAGAAGCCGGATATCAAAACCGCACAGGAGTTCATCGACAGTGGTGATTTTTACTGGAACAGCGGCGTTCTTATCTGGCATATCGATGCTATTCGCCGTGAGTTCGAGCGTTCAATGCCAGATCTTTACAAGGATTTACAAAGCATTTATGACGTGATTGGCACGGAAAGAGAACGTGCGGTTATAGAAGATGTCTACAGCTGGTTACATCCGGTATCGATCGCTTATGGTGTTATGGAAAATGCCGAGTCTGTTTGTATGCTTGCCGGGAAGTTTGGGTGGACGGATCTCGGGTGCTGGGATGACGTGCTCAAGATCGATGGAAAAGATGCCGGTGCTTCTGAGGAAGCGGATTTCAATATGGTTCAAGTGGACACAGCAAACAATTTTGTGAAAAAAAGCGGTAAGAAAGCGGTTGCAATTGTCGGGCTTGAAGATATTATCGTTATCGATACTGAAGATGCCCTCCTGATATGCCGCAAAGGACATTCGCAGGATGTGAAAAAGGTTGTGGACATTCTCCGCCGTGAAGGCCTCGAGGATTATCTCTGA
- the rplQ gene encoding 50S ribosomal protein L17 has translation MRKVKSARKLGRTATHRKATLANLSTQLLLHKRIETTEAKAKEASRYVEKIITKAKDGTVHAQRIIFRKIRDKAAIRELFEDIVGKVADRNGGYTRVVKLAPRYGDAAKMAVLELVDYTEAPMDAPKQAKQDRSRRVRGSKKAATAPEKSETVEPAENETAASEKE, from the coding sequence ATGCGCAAAGTAAAGTCAGCAAGAAAACTTGGGAGAACAGCCACCCATAGAAAGGCAACACTGGCTAATTTATCAACACAGTTGTTGCTGCATAAACGTATAGAGACCACCGAAGCTAAAGCTAAAGAGGCAAGCAGGTACGTTGAAAAAATCATCACAAAAGCAAAAGACGGCACCGTCCATGCTCAGCGTATCATTTTCCGTAAAATACGTGATAAAGCCGCCATACGTGAATTGTTCGAGGATATTGTCGGAAAGGTGGCGGATAGAAACGGGGGCTATACAAGAGTTGTAAAGCTTGCGCCTCGATATGGTGATGCTGCAAAAATGGCTGTGCTTGAGCTTGTCGATTATACAGAGGCTCCTATGGACGCTCCTAAACAGGCAAAACAAGATCGTTCCAGGCGCGTTCGGGGTTCGAAGAAAGCTGCAACAGCACCGGAAAAAAGTGAAACTGTCGAACCTGCTGAAAATGAAACTGCAGCGAGTGAAAAAGAATAG
- the rplO gene encoding 50S ribosomal protein L15 — translation MDLSSLRPAKGAVKNRKRIGRGPGSGNGTTAGKGNKGQQSRSGYSRPISEGGQMPIYRRLPKFGFTKPNRKNIISVNLSQIALWIKNEKASAEKITVEDLKKLCSASRADYFKILGNGELETPVTITAHFVSKAAEEKIVKAGGSITLASRTLLEAERLKDLPLDEALMKPKARVKKTKEKKS, via the coding sequence ATGGATTTAAGTTCACTACGTCCTGCTAAAGGTGCGGTAAAGAACAGGAAACGAATCGGCAGGGGACCGGGGTCCGGAAACGGAACTACGGCAGGGAAAGGTAACAAAGGGCAGCAGTCGAGGAGTGGTTACTCCCGCCCAATATCGGAAGGCGGTCAGATGCCGATTTACAGAAGGTTGCCCAAGTTCGGTTTTACCAAGCCAAACAGAAAGAACATTATTTCTGTTAACCTGTCTCAGATCGCGCTCTGGATTAAAAACGAAAAGGCATCGGCAGAAAAGATCACCGTTGAAGATCTCAAAAAGCTTTGCAGTGCAAGCCGGGCCGATTACTTCAAGATTCTCGGTAACGGAGAGCTGGAAACCCCGGTTACCATAACCGCGCATTTTGTCAGCAAGGCCGCAGAAGAGAAGATCGTCAAAGCAGGTGGCTCTATTACCCTTGCTTCGCGTACTCTTCTTGAAGCTGAACGGCTCAAGGATCTTCCGCTCGATGAAGCGCTGATGAAGCCGAAGGCTCGTGTGAAAAAGACGAAAGAAAAAAAGTCCTGA
- the rpsM gene encoding 30S ribosomal protein S13 — MRIAGVNLPLNKHAVIALTHIYGIGKTSAKNILERAGIDPARKISELNDDEAHSIREIISEDYIVEGQARGEQQLSLKRLMDIGCYRGLRHRRSLPVRGQRTQTNARTRKGRRKTVAGKKKAVKK; from the coding sequence ATGAGGATTGCTGGGGTAAATTTGCCGCTAAACAAGCATGCTGTTATTGCCTTGACGCATATTTACGGCATTGGAAAAACATCTGCGAAAAATATTCTTGAGCGTGCAGGAATAGATCCCGCTAGAAAAATTTCCGAGCTGAACGACGACGAGGCTCATTCCATCAGGGAGATTATTTCCGAGGATTATATCGTCGAAGGTCAGGCAAGAGGTGAGCAGCAGTTGTCCCTCAAGCGTTTGATGGATATCGGCTGTTACAGAGGGTTGCGTCACAGACGCTCGTTGCCGGTAAGAGGTCAGCGTACGCAAACAAACGCAAGAACTCGAAAAGGAAGGCGCAAAACAGTCGCCGGCAAGAAGAAAGCGGTCAAGAAGTAA
- the infA gene encoding translation initiation factor IF-1, which yields MAKEDSIEVEGEILEALPNAQFKVKLENGLEILAHVSGKIRMHYIRILPGDKVKVQISPYDLTKGRITYRYK from the coding sequence TTGGCGAAGGAAGATTCGATTGAAGTAGAAGGTGAAATTCTCGAGGCATTGCCGAACGCACAGTTCAAGGTAAAGCTCGAGAACGGCTTGGAAATCCTGGCGCATGTATCCGGAAAGATTCGAATGCACTATATCAGGATTCTTCCCGGTGACAAGGTTAAGGTTCAGATTTCCCCATATGATTTGACCAAAGGAAGGATAACATACAGATACAAGTAA